From a single Micromonospora sp. WMMD1102 genomic region:
- a CDS encoding enoyl-CoA hydratase-related protein translates to MGDFVRVETNEGIGTIWLERPPMNALNTQLQEELRAAAAAVSADPGVRAVILYGGEKVFAAGADIKEMADMSYVDMAQRAADLSSALGALARIPKPVVAAITGYALGGGCELALACDWRVVAEDAKLGQPEIKLGIIPGAGGTQRLARLVGPARAKDLIMSGRMVDAAEALRIGLADRVVPAGQVYAEAVALVRPYLTGPAQALRAAKLAVDGGSEMDLASGLAWESQLFAALFATDDRREGMAAFVEKRRPDFTGR, encoded by the coding sequence GTGGGCGACTTCGTCCGGGTGGAGACCAACGAGGGCATCGGCACGATTTGGCTGGAGCGACCGCCGATGAACGCCCTGAACACCCAGCTACAGGAGGAGTTGCGCGCCGCCGCCGCCGCGGTCTCCGCCGATCCCGGCGTCCGCGCGGTCATCCTGTACGGCGGGGAGAAGGTCTTCGCGGCCGGCGCGGACATCAAGGAGATGGCCGACATGTCGTACGTCGACATGGCGCAGCGGGCCGCCGACCTCTCCAGCGCGCTCGGCGCGCTCGCCCGGATCCCGAAGCCGGTGGTCGCGGCGATCACCGGATACGCCCTCGGCGGCGGCTGTGAACTCGCGCTGGCCTGTGACTGGCGGGTGGTCGCCGAGGACGCGAAACTCGGCCAGCCGGAGATCAAGCTCGGCATCATCCCCGGTGCCGGTGGCACCCAGCGGCTCGCCCGACTGGTCGGACCGGCCCGGGCCAAGGATCTGATCATGTCCGGGCGGATGGTCGACGCCGCCGAGGCGCTCCGGATCGGCCTCGCCGACCGGGTGGTCCCGGCCGGCCAGGTGTACGCCGAGGCGGTGGCCCTGGTCCGGCCGTACCTGACCGGGCCGGCCCAGGCGTTGCGGGCGGCGAAGCTGGCCGTCGACGGCGGGTCGGAGATGGACCTCGCCTCCGGACTGGCCTGGGAGAGCCAGCTCTTCGCCGCGCTCTTC